In Haloplanus rubicundus, one DNA window encodes the following:
- a CDS encoding amphi-Trp domain-containing protein gives MPEEVLFQSEGSQSRSEIASYLRRVADKLDAGDDITLTAGEQSVTMTPPSQPTFEVKAEREGPTDSPGELSIEFEIEWAEDGDVGNGESGGGLEIE, from the coding sequence ATGCCCGAAGAAGTCCTCTTTCAGTCAGAGGGATCCCAAAGTCGATCGGAGATCGCGTCGTATCTTCGTCGAGTCGCAGACAAACTCGATGCCGGTGACGATATCACCCTGACCGCTGGCGAACAGTCAGTGACAATGACACCCCCTTCCCAACCGACGTTCGAGGTGAAAGCCGAGCGCGAGGGACCGACCGATAGTCCTGGTGAGCTGAGTATCGAGTTCGAGATCGAGTGGGCTGAAGATGGAGACGTCGGAAACGGTGAAAGCGGTGGTGGGTTGGAAATCGAGTGA
- a CDS encoding cation-translocating P-type ATPase, with product MDEHPIQTPWAKSSDEIVAHYEVSVDEGLSEDEATTRRERVGPNALREAEQRGWWGVLADQFKSFIVLLLAVAGVAAFALNENIEGVAIFVVLLINGLIGFVTEMRALKSMESLQEMVEIEARVLRAGEIRDVSAEELVPGDIVVLNAGNVVPADLRVIEPSKLQADESALTGESVPVGKTSDVLEEDVALAERENMLYKGTSVTRGTAEAIVVATGMDTELGKISASLLGEAEEKTPLQQKLDGLGRKLVPFLLVVAAIVLVSGWLRGQDLYLMVETAIALAIATIPEGLPVVATLVLARGMWRMADRNALINNLGSVETLGSTNVICTDKTGTLTENEMTVSQYELANGSVAVTGTGLDTEGTFQHGDEDRDQPQDPALQEALEVGVLCNNASVTEEDDETAVTGDPTEAALLVAGLKAGIDRDGLLESMPEAHEVSFDPSVKMMATYHELNGNYRVAVKGAPEAVVESSTRLVTGDGTDPLSEDDKEEWIQKSENMAEDGLRVLALARKEVESTDDPPYEELSLLGLVAMIDPPREEVKSTIKNCLDAGLRIVMVTGDHPGTARNIARSVGLMDPEDDEVIQGSELDDPENLSQDEMERFVNASVFARVAPENKLDLIGIHQAVGSIVAMTGDGVNDAPALKRADIGVAMGQRGTQVAQEAADMILRDDNFTSIYHAIREGRIIFRNIRKFVLYLMSCNLSELLAILIAALLGFPLPLLPLQILFLNVVTDIFPAFALGACGGSKEIMNTPPRDPDESILTRTHWTELGLYGTMIAVATVGTFVIGGGMYAGGMGAEEVVTMSFLTLAFAQLWHVFNMRELTSGIVRNEVTKNAYVWGALGLSALLVIGTVYLPGVSLALSTASIGLESWLVVLGMSLVPLGAGQVLLEFRRRFGTPKLGTRLEELLFD from the coding sequence ATGGATGAACATCCGATTCAAACGCCGTGGGCGAAATCGTCTGATGAGATAGTAGCGCATTACGAGGTTTCTGTAGACGAGGGGCTGAGCGAGGACGAAGCCACAACCCGGCGCGAGCGGGTCGGCCCGAATGCGTTGCGCGAAGCGGAGCAGCGGGGCTGGTGGGGGGTTCTGGCGGACCAGTTCAAGAGCTTTATCGTCCTGTTGCTGGCGGTGGCGGGTGTGGCAGCTTTTGCACTGAACGAGAACATCGAGGGCGTCGCTATCTTCGTCGTCCTCCTCATCAACGGGCTCATCGGGTTCGTGACCGAGATGCGGGCACTCAAATCGATGGAGAGTCTCCAGGAGATGGTCGAGATCGAGGCCCGCGTTCTGCGTGCGGGGGAGATCAGGGATGTTTCCGCGGAAGAGTTGGTACCGGGGGACATCGTGGTCCTCAACGCCGGGAACGTCGTTCCGGCCGACCTTCGAGTGATCGAGCCCTCCAAGCTCCAGGCCGACGAATCGGCCCTCACCGGCGAGTCCGTTCCCGTCGGAAAGACGAGCGACGTCCTCGAGGAAGACGTGGCCCTCGCCGAGCGGGAGAACATGCTCTACAAGGGGACGAGCGTGACGCGGGGGACCGCCGAAGCGATCGTGGTGGCCACGGGGATGGACACGGAACTCGGTAAGATCTCGGCGTCCCTTCTGGGAGAGGCTGAGGAGAAGACGCCGCTCCAGCAGAAGCTCGATGGTCTCGGGCGGAAACTCGTTCCGTTCCTGCTCGTCGTGGCTGCAATCGTCCTCGTCTCTGGATGGCTCAGGGGCCAGGATCTGTATCTGATGGTCGAGACGGCCATCGCACTGGCGATCGCGACCATTCCGGAGGGGCTGCCGGTAGTCGCCACGCTCGTGCTCGCGCGCGGGATGTGGCGGATGGCGGACCGCAACGCCCTGATCAACAACCTCGGCTCCGTCGAAACGCTGGGCTCGACGAACGTCATCTGTACCGACAAGACGGGCACGCTGACGGAGAACGAGATGACCGTCAGCCAGTACGAGCTGGCCAACGGCTCGGTCGCCGTCACCGGGACCGGACTCGACACCGAGGGGACGTTCCAGCACGGCGACGAGGATCGGGATCAGCCACAGGATCCTGCCCTCCAGGAAGCGCTGGAAGTGGGCGTTCTCTGTAACAACGCGTCAGTGACTGAGGAGGATGACGAGACGGCTGTGACGGGTGATCCGACGGAAGCTGCCCTCCTGGTAGCGGGATTGAAGGCCGGGATCGATCGGGACGGTCTCCTCGAGTCGATGCCGGAGGCCCACGAGGTATCGTTCGATCCGTCCGTCAAAATGATGGCGACCTACCACGAGTTGAACGGGAACTACAGGGTTGCCGTGAAGGGGGCGCCGGAGGCAGTCGTCGAGTCGTCGACCCGGCTGGTAACGGGTGACGGCACCGATCCCCTCTCGGAAGATGACAAAGAAGAGTGGATTCAGAAGAGCGAAAACATGGCCGAAGACGGATTGCGCGTCCTCGCTCTCGCCAGGAAGGAGGTCGAGAGTACGGACGACCCGCCGTACGAGGAACTGTCGCTGCTCGGGTTGGTCGCCATGATCGATCCACCACGCGAGGAGGTCAAATCGACTATTAAGAACTGTCTGGACGCGGGGTTGCGAATTGTCATGGTGACCGGTGACCATCCTGGGACGGCTAGAAACATCGCCCGGAGTGTCGGGTTGATGGATCCGGAAGACGACGAGGTCATCCAGGGGAGCGAACTCGACGACCCCGAGAACCTGTCCCAGGACGAGATGGAGCGGTTCGTGAACGCGTCGGTCTTCGCGCGGGTCGCCCCGGAGAACAAGCTCGATCTGATCGGGATTCACCAGGCAGTCGGGTCGATCGTGGCCATGACCGGCGACGGGGTCAACGACGCGCCGGCGCTGAAGCGGGCCGACATCGGCGTCGCCATGGGTCAGCGAGGAACGCAAGTGGCCCAGGAGGCGGCGGACATGATCCTACGGGACGACAACTTCACCAGTATCTACCACGCCATCAGGGAGGGGCGGATCATCTTCCGGAACATCCGGAAGTTCGTGCTGTATCTCATGTCCTGTAATCTCAGTGAATTGCTGGCTATTCTGATCGCCGCACTGCTGGGCTTTCCGCTGCCGTTGCTCCCGTTGCAGATCCTCTTTCTCAACGTCGTGACTGACATCTTCCCGGCGTTCGCGCTGGGGGCCTGTGGGGGCAGCAAGGAAATAATGAACACGCCGCCGAGAGATCCCGACGAGTCGATCCTGACCCGGACGCACTGGACCGAACTGGGGTTATACGGAACGATGATCGCAGTCGCGACTGTCGGCACGTTCGTGATCGGGGGTGGCATGTACGCCGGCGGCATGGGAGCCGAAGAGGTCGTCACCATGTCGTTCCTCACGCTAGCGTTCGCCCAACTCTGGCACGTGTTCAACATGCGAGAGCTCACATCCGGCATCGTGCGCAACGAGGTCACCAAGAACGCGTACGTCTGGGGTGCCCTCGGCCTGTCTGCCCTGCTGGTGATCGGCACCGTCTACCTGCCGGGGGTTTCGCTGGCACTGAGCACCGCCTCCATCGGTCTCGAAAGCTGGCTCGTCGTGCTTGGAATGAGCCTGGTGCCCCTCGGCGCCGGGCAGGTGCTCTTGGAGTTTCGCCGTCGGTTCGGGACTCCGAAGCTGGGGACGCGACTCGAAGAGCTGTTGTTCGATTGA
- a CDS encoding AI-2E family transporter, whose product MPLLDKFVVVNLSKGFVLALIVTLLVLSAMLIQPFLQYVLGAVLLAYVLYPLQIRLEAYVSPMVAALSLVILAVSGFVAPLVVVLGTVVDSADRVLEDFDTDPVQIEMIESRIEELTGQEVDITGELVSSGREIGTIVFERSTQAFGTITFHLIGIALALFLVYYLLKDGDDLVNWLHRTVPLPMDSQRDLYIEINDVMWGVLFGHVFVAIVQGVVAGVGLVVTGVPNALFWTAVMIVLAMVPLVGAIPVWGGAVVYLYLTGEPLLAAGLFVYSVIVVGLTDDYLRPFAVDRYAKLNPAVILLGILGGAYAFGIMGLFFGPVVLGALKAALRVGLDNWSQLDESDIG is encoded by the coding sequence TTGCCATTGCTCGACAAATTCGTAGTTGTGAACCTCAGCAAGGGGTTTGTCCTCGCCCTCATCGTCACCCTCCTCGTGCTATCGGCCATGCTGATCCAGCCGTTTCTCCAGTACGTCCTCGGTGCCGTCCTCCTCGCCTACGTGCTCTATCCGCTGCAGATCCGCCTCGAAGCGTACGTATCGCCGATGGTCGCTGCCCTCTCGCTCGTGATCCTAGCAGTTTCCGGATTCGTCGCACCGCTCGTAGTCGTTCTCGGAACGGTCGTGGATAGTGCTGACCGGGTCCTCGAGGACTTCGACACTGACCCAGTGCAGATCGAGATGATCGAATCCCGGATCGAGGAACTCACCGGACAAGAGGTCGATATCACAGGCGAGCTCGTTAGCTCAGGGCGGGAAATCGGGACGATCGTATTCGAACGGTCGACCCAAGCGTTCGGGACGATCACCTTCCACCTCATCGGAATCGCGTTAGCACTCTTTCTCGTGTACTACCTTCTCAAAGATGGCGACGACCTGGTCAACTGGCTCCACCGAACGGTCCCCCTCCCAATGGACAGTCAGCGCGACCTCTACATCGAGATTAACGACGTGATGTGGGGCGTTCTCTTCGGACACGTCTTCGTTGCCATCGTCCAGGGGGTCGTCGCCGGAGTCGGGCTCGTCGTTACTGGCGTCCCCAATGCGTTGTTCTGGACGGCCGTCATGATCGTTCTCGCGATGGTTCCGCTCGTCGGTGCGATCCCCGTCTGGGGCGGGGCAGTGGTCTATCTGTATCTCACTGGCGAACCGCTGCTCGCCGCCGGATTATTCGTCTACAGCGTCATCGTGGTTGGGCTCACCGACGACTATCTCCGTCCATTCGCCGTCGACAGGTACGCGAAGCTCAATCCTGCCGTCATCCTCCTCGGTATCCTCGGTGGGGCGTACGCATTCGGGATTATGGGACTGTTCTTCGGTCCCGTTGTCCTCGGGGCACTCAAAGCTGCCCTCCGCGTCGGCTTGGATAATTGGTCCCAGCTCGACGAGAGCGACATCGGTTGA
- a CDS encoding deoxyribonuclease IV, producing MALLQQFPVQLPVSVDVLVVLAVIVVALVLFIFQPVSIDTTAIALMVVLILLGPWTGVSPEEGVSGFSNPATITVLAMFVLSEGVRQTGIIQILTRKMETFAGDSESRQLLATVGLGGPSAGFVNNTPIVAVLIPAVTELARKTGTSPSKLLIPLSFAAMLGGMLTVIGTSTNLLASKSLDCVQDELDAAATLDVPYYVFHPGAHTGAGEEMGIENVGERLSEVDVPSNVTLLLENTAGKGTTVGKRLEDLDDMVEASVYGYGDLGIYLDTCHLFAAGYDFTDEAAVDDLVEEIDSTVGIENVQYLHLNDSKHPLGSEKDEHEHIGEGEIGEAGFRQFVNYDALREKPMVLETPEDERGYAWNIAKVTELRTDD from the coding sequence CTGGCACTACTCCAGCAGTTTCCCGTGCAACTGCCAGTCTCTGTCGACGTACTCGTCGTTCTTGCGGTCATCGTCGTCGCGCTCGTCCTGTTCATCTTCCAGCCGGTTTCGATCGACACCACCGCGATCGCCCTGATGGTCGTGTTGATCCTCCTCGGTCCGTGGACGGGTGTCTCCCCCGAGGAAGGCGTCTCGGGCTTCTCGAATCCCGCGACCATCACTGTGCTGGCGATGTTCGTCCTCAGCGAGGGGGTACGACAGACCGGAATCATCCAGATACTCACGCGAAAGATGGAGACGTTCGCGGGCGACAGCGAATCCCGTCAACTCCTCGCGACAGTCGGGCTGGGTGGCCCGTCAGCGGGTTTCGTCAACAACACCCCCATCGTCGCCGTACTGATCCCCGCTGTCACGGAGCTCGCCCGGAAGACCGGCACCTCGCCGTCGAAGCTTCTCATTCCGCTCTCGTTCGCCGCGATGCTGGGCGGCATGCTCACCGTCATCGGGACGTCGACGAACCTACTCGCGAGCAAGTCTCTCGACTGTGTGCAGGATGAACTCGATGCAGCGGCGACGCTAGACGTTCCGTACTACGTGTTTCACCCCGGAGCCCATACCGGTGCCGGCGAGGAGATGGGTATCGAGAACGTCGGCGAGCGGCTGTCCGAGGTCGACGTACCGAGCAACGTGACGCTTCTGCTGGAGAACACGGCCGGAAAGGGCACCACAGTCGGCAAGCGACTCGAAGACCTCGATGACATGGTGGAGGCATCAGTCTACGGGTACGGTGATCTCGGGATCTACCTCGACACGTGCCATCTCTTCGCTGCGGGGTACGACTTCACCGACGAAGCGGCGGTGGACGATCTCGTCGAGGAAATCGATTCGACCGTCGGCATCGAGAACGTGCAGTATCTCCACCTCAACGACTCGAAACATCCGCTCGGTTCCGAGAAAGACGAGCACGAGCACATCGGCGAGGGAGAAATCGGTGAGGCGGGCTTTCGCCAGTTCGTCAACTATGACGCGCTTCGCGAGAAGCCGATGGTCCTCGAGACGCCTGAAGACGAGAGAGGATACGCGTGGAATATAGCGAAGGTGACGGAACTACGAACCGACGACTGA
- a CDS encoding cation-translocating P-type ATPase produces MSTETEADLDTNGDDWHTRSVDRVLGDLDTNEDGLTQATAESRLEEYGHNEIHEGEDISPVELFVSQFRDVLIYILIFAALLSLGVGFLPGEDPNYVDAGLILLILLGNGIFGFVQDYRAEQAMEKLRELSAPETAVLRDGEKRTIAATQVVPGDIVVIEQGDAIPADARLIEVTNLETMEAPLTGESASVAKETGALDAATPLAERSNMVYMNTDAVKGHGKAVVVETGMDTEVGGIASQIQEAEEGKTPFQEEVDELGRRIGYGVGALIALVVVVQFLFTEADGIAILLTAVTLAVAAVPEGLPAVVTLTLALGSKKMVDKNALVRRLAVVESLGAVDVILTDKTGTLTENQMTVKRIAFGDDVYQVTGAGLDLEGEFRRDDETVDPATLEPVLRCGAFCNNAERAPDSEDEEYYGDPTEVALLVSAEKAGIKNDVERVREVPFSSERKRMTVVVEAEGDHVAYMKGAPETVLERCNRVLVDGEMRELTDETRRQILERTESFAGDALRVIGFARKAVDDPDADEDSLERGLVFLGLQGMIDPPRAEVDEAVTDCRDAGIRVVMATGDNLETAKAIGGEIGFDPDGAMTGADVEGLSDKELREAVEDVEVFARVSPDHKVRILEALQANGHRVAMTGDGVNDAPGVRNADVGIAMGIRGTDVTQEASDMVLQDDNFVTIRDAIAEGRGIFDNIRKFVNLLLSANAGEVLTVFIGVLVGSILFPELFAAQSEALILTPVMLLWINLVTDGLPALALGVDPKSPDVLEREPRESNEPVIDTRVLMSILTIGVTLTVVGLVVFFEALATFEELLVAQTLLFTFFVVSEMGIIQVIRRRFGQGVLSNRWLVGAVVSSLILQLLVLYTPIAGLFGVYGIDLSGWLDIVAAVSVVVVGNYLLSMAADRLLGTEPSID; encoded by the coding sequence ATGAGTACCGAAACCGAAGCCGACCTCGACACGAACGGGGACGACTGGCACACGCGTTCCGTCGACCGAGTTCTCGGCGACCTCGACACGAACGAAGACGGCCTCACACAGGCGACGGCCGAGAGTCGTCTGGAGGAGTACGGGCACAACGAAATACACGAGGGAGAGGATATCTCACCCGTCGAACTCTTCGTCTCACAGTTTCGGGACGTTCTCATCTATATCCTGATATTCGCGGCTCTCCTCTCGCTCGGAGTTGGGTTCCTTCCGGGTGAGGACCCGAACTACGTCGACGCGGGACTCATCCTCCTCATCCTGCTCGGCAACGGGATTTTCGGCTTCGTGCAGGACTACCGCGCCGAACAGGCCATGGAGAAATTACGGGAGCTCTCCGCCCCGGAGACGGCTGTACTGCGGGACGGAGAGAAACGGACGATAGCCGCTACCCAAGTCGTCCCCGGTGATATCGTCGTCATCGAACAGGGTGACGCGATTCCCGCGGACGCCCGACTCATCGAGGTCACGAACCTGGAGACGATGGAAGCCCCGCTGACGGGCGAGAGCGCCAGCGTCGCCAAAGAGACCGGCGCACTCGACGCGGCGACGCCGCTCGCAGAGCGGTCCAACATGGTCTACATGAACACGGACGCGGTCAAAGGCCACGGTAAGGCCGTCGTCGTGGAGACGGGGATGGATACTGAAGTCGGGGGGATCGCGTCCCAGATCCAGGAAGCGGAAGAGGGGAAGACGCCGTTTCAAGAGGAGGTCGACGAACTCGGACGGCGTATCGGCTACGGTGTCGGGGCGCTCATCGCTCTCGTCGTCGTCGTGCAGTTCCTCTTCACCGAAGCCGACGGGATTGCGATTCTCCTGACGGCCGTCACCCTCGCAGTGGCCGCCGTTCCGGAAGGCCTCCCCGCAGTGGTGACGCTGACGCTCGCGCTCGGGTCGAAGAAGATGGTCGACAAGAACGCGCTGGTTCGCCGCCTCGCCGTCGTCGAGAGTCTCGGAGCGGTCGATGTCATTCTAACCGACAAGACGGGGACGCTCACCGAGAACCAGATGACGGTCAAACGAATCGCGTTCGGCGACGACGTGTACCAGGTGACGGGTGCTGGACTCGACCTCGAGGGCGAATTCAGACGTGACGACGAGACGGTCGACCCGGCGACGCTCGAACCGGTGTTACGATGTGGCGCGTTCTGTAACAACGCCGAGCGAGCCCCCGATTCGGAGGACGAGGAGTACTACGGTGATCCGACGGAAGTGGCGTTGCTCGTCTCGGCCGAGAAAGCAGGTATCAAAAATGACGTGGAGCGCGTCCGTGAAGTCCCGTTCTCGTCCGAGCGAAAACGGATGACCGTCGTCGTCGAGGCTGAGGGCGACCACGTCGCGTACATGAAAGGCGCTCCCGAAACCGTGTTGGAGCGGTGTAACCGCGTCCTCGTCGACGGCGAGATGCGGGAGCTAACCGACGAGACGCGACGGCAGATCCTCGAACGGACCGAATCGTTCGCCGGCGACGCACTTCGAGTGATCGGGTTCGCCCGGAAAGCGGTCGACGATCCGGACGCCGACGAGGATTCGCTCGAACGAGGACTGGTCTTTCTCGGTTTGCAGGGCATGATCGACCCACCACGTGCGGAAGTCGACGAAGCCGTCACCGACTGTCGGGACGCTGGTATTCGCGTCGTCATGGCGACTGGCGACAATCTCGAGACGGCGAAGGCGATCGGCGGGGAGATCGGATTCGACCCCGATGGTGCGATGACCGGTGCCGACGTCGAGGGGTTGAGCGACAAGGAACTCCGGGAGGCCGTCGAGGATGTCGAGGTGTTTGCCCGAGTCTCCCCCGACCACAAGGTCCGCATCCTCGAGGCGTTGCAGGCGAACGGCCACCGCGTGGCGATGACGGGCGACGGTGTCAACGATGCGCCCGGAGTTCGCAATGCCGATGTCGGCATCGCCATGGGCATCCGTGGGACTGACGTCACCCAGGAAGCGTCCGACATGGTACTCCAGGACGACAACTTCGTGACGATCAGGGATGCGATCGCGGAGGGACGCGGCATCTTCGACAACATCCGGAAATTCGTCAATCTGTTACTGTCGGCGAACGCCGGGGAAGTCCTCACCGTCTTCATCGGCGTCCTCGTCGGCAGTATTCTCTTCCCCGAACTGTTCGCGGCCCAGTCGGAGGCGCTCATCCTCACGCCGGTCATGCTACTGTGGATAAATCTCGTCACCGACGGCCTGCCGGCGCTTGCCCTCGGCGTCGATCCAAAGTCGCCGGATGTCCTCGAACGGGAGCCCCGGGAGTCGAACGAACCAGTCATCGACACGCGTGTTCTTATGTCCATCCTCACGATCGGCGTGACCCTGACCGTAGTCGGTCTCGTGGTCTTCTTCGAGGCACTGGCGACGTTCGAGGAGCTACTCGTCGCCCAGACGCTCCTGTTCACCTTCTTCGTCGTCTCGGAGATGGGAATCATCCAAGTCATCCGACGCCGGTTCGGCCAGGGAGTGCTCTCGAATCGGTGGCTCGTGGGCGCTGTAGTGTCCTCGCTGATCCTCCAGTTGCTCGTTCTCTACACCCCGATCGCCGGACTCTTCGGCGTCTACGGCATCGACCTCTCTGGGTGGCTGGACATCGTCGCCGCGGTGTCGGTCGTCGTCGTCGGCAACTACCTGCTGTCGATGGCCGCCGATCGGCTACTCGGGACGGAGCCGTCGATCGACTGA
- a CDS encoding adenosylcobalamin-dependent ribonucleoside-diphosphate reductase: MDSLDSVAETVLHRRYLQQDEEGTIVETPDEMFRRVAADLATAEAQFGGDVEPTEERFYEAISNLDFLPNSPTLMNAGTELQQLAACFVLPVEDSIDSIFTAVKQTALIHQSGGGTGFSFSQLRPEGDVVKKTGGVASGPVSFMKIFDAATEQIKQGGRRRGANMGVLDVTHPDVEEFITSKSDDDVLRNFNLSVATDAEFWEAHASGDAYEIVNPRTDATVRQATPDAILDEIAEAAWETGDPGLLFLDTINEHNPTPHLGRIEATNPCGEVPELPYEACILGSINLGQHTDGEEVDWEKLRDTVHLAVRFLDNAIEMSEFPVPEIEEMVTNTRRLGLGVMGFHDMLVDLRIPYVSEGAVEFADELMEFVHEESWAASRQLADEREPFPEWENSIREAPMRNATTTTIAPTGTISLIAGCSASIEPIYNVAYTKHVMGGLDIVNDRFVDMARERGFYSEELVEDLHGRTTIQNVERIPDDVKRLFQTAHDVPADHHLQVQAAFQEHVDNAVSKTVNLPQSASVDDVKEIFLSARDLDLKGITVFRSGSKPEQVLGESPLKEECVGECDYVSPRQES; this comes from the coding sequence ATGGACTCACTCGACAGTGTTGCCGAGACCGTTCTCCATCGGCGGTATCTGCAACAGGACGAGGAGGGAACCATCGTCGAAACGCCGGACGAAATGTTTCGTCGGGTCGCTGCAGATCTCGCGACGGCCGAGGCACAGTTCGGTGGTGATGTCGAACCGACCGAAGAGCGATTCTACGAGGCGATCAGCAATCTCGATTTTCTCCCGAACTCTCCGACACTGATGAACGCTGGCACCGAACTCCAGCAACTCGCTGCCTGCTTCGTCCTGCCGGTCGAGGACTCGATCGACTCGATATTCACGGCCGTCAAGCAGACCGCACTCATTCACCAGAGCGGCGGGGGGACTGGTTTTTCGTTTTCGCAGCTACGTCCCGAGGGCGACGTCGTGAAAAAAACGGGTGGTGTCGCGTCGGGACCGGTGAGCTTCATGAAAATATTCGATGCCGCGACCGAACAGATCAAACAGGGGGGCCGCCGCCGCGGCGCGAATATGGGTGTCCTCGACGTGACACATCCCGATGTCGAGGAGTTCATCACCAGCAAATCGGACGACGACGTACTGCGGAATTTCAATCTCTCCGTGGCGACGGACGCCGAGTTTTGGGAGGCCCACGCGTCCGGAGACGCCTACGAGATCGTGAATCCACGAACGGATGCCACCGTTCGGCAAGCGACTCCCGACGCTATTCTCGATGAAATCGCCGAAGCAGCGTGGGAAACCGGCGATCCGGGACTGTTGTTTCTCGATACGATCAACGAGCACAATCCGACACCCCACCTCGGACGGATCGAGGCGACGAACCCCTGTGGCGAAGTGCCCGAACTCCCATACGAGGCGTGTATCCTCGGCTCGATCAACCTCGGCCAGCACACCGACGGCGAGGAAGTCGACTGGGAGAAGCTCCGCGACACCGTCCACCTCGCCGTGCGCTTTCTCGACAACGCGATCGAGATGTCGGAGTTCCCCGTGCCCGAGATCGAGGAGATGGTGACCAACACGCGTAGATTGGGTCTCGGCGTGATGGGCTTTCACGACATGCTCGTCGACCTCCGAATTCCCTACGTCTCCGAGGGAGCCGTCGAGTTCGCGGACGAGTTGATGGAGTTCGTTCACGAGGAATCGTGGGCGGCGTCTCGGCAACTGGCGGACGAACGCGAACCGTTTCCGGAGTGGGAAAACTCGATCCGGGAGGCGCCGATGCGGAACGCCACGACCACGACCATCGCCCCCACGGGGACGATTTCACTCATCGCGGGGTGTTCAGCCAGTATCGAACCCATCTACAACGTGGCGTACACGAAGCACGTGATGGGCGGGCTAGACATCGTCAACGACCGTTTCGTCGATATGGCGAGAGAACGAGGGTTCTATTCCGAGGAACTCGTGGAAGACCTCCATGGTCGGACCACGATCCAGAATGTCGAGCGGATTCCGGACGACGTGAAGCGGCTATTCCAAACGGCCCACGACGTCCCAGCCGATCACCATCTCCAGGTTCAAGCGGCGTTCCAGGAACACGTCGATAACGCGGTGAGCAAGACGGTGAATCTCCCCCAATCCGCCTCGGTCGACGATGTAAAAGAGATTTTCCTGTCCGCGCGTGATCTCGATCTCAAGGGAATCACCGTCTTCCGAAGTGGGTCAAAGCCCGAGCAGGTACTCGGTGAGAGCCCACTCAAAGAAGAGTGCGTGGGTGAGTGTGATTATGTTTCCCCCCGCCAAGAATCGTGA
- a CDS encoding universal stress protein — MSSVDEVLVAFDGTPLSEKALAHALDVYSDASITVFHVIDYIEESYTAKALVGDETLRKRAQERSAELLAEAEAKAAEHDREVQTASKVGKSADEILKYAETHGIDVIVIGSHGRSGVARMLMGSVAETVMKRASVPVTVVR, encoded by the coding sequence ATGTCCTCCGTCGACGAGGTACTCGTCGCGTTCGATGGGACCCCGCTCTCGGAGAAGGCGCTGGCACACGCGCTCGACGTGTACTCGGATGCATCGATCACCGTCTTCCATGTCATCGACTACATCGAAGAGAGCTACACCGCGAAAGCACTGGTCGGGGACGAAACGCTCCGGAAACGGGCCCAGGAACGCTCGGCAGAACTGCTCGCCGAGGCTGAAGCGAAGGCTGCTGAGCACGACCGGGAGGTACAGACGGCGAGCAAGGTTGGCAAGTCCGCAGACGAGATCCTCAAGTACGCGGAAACACACGGCATCGACGTGATCGTCATCGGGAGCCACGGACGTTCGGGTGTCGCTCGAATGCTCATGGGTTCGGTCGCTGAAACGGTGATGAAGCGTGCATCAGTGCCTGTGACTGTCGTCAGGTGA
- a CDS encoding SDR family NAD(P)-dependent oxidoreductase, translating into MQLEGKTAIVTGGSSGIGKAIATAYVEEGANVVIASRTESEGTEVADEIGCTYVQTDVREYDQVEELVETTVDEFGKLDVMVNNAGIASETPVEEMELDEWGNVVQTDLDGVMHGTKAALPHLEETDGCIINTASIYGLVGGKGAAAYSAAKGGVVNFTQQVAVDYAEEGVRVNSICPGFVETPMTEELLETDRFYSYVRDNTPMNRPAQPEEIAPLAVFLASDGAGYVTGANIPIDGGWTAH; encoded by the coding sequence ATGCAATTAGAGGGAAAAACCGCGATTGTCACGGGTGGGTCATCAGGCATTGGGAAAGCGATTGCGACTGCGTACGTCGAGGAAGGTGCGAACGTCGTCATCGCGAGCCGTACCGAGTCGGAGGGAACCGAGGTTGCCGACGAAATCGGATGCACGTACGTCCAGACCGACGTTCGGGAGTACGATCAAGTCGAGGAACTCGTCGAGACGACCGTCGACGAGTTCGGCAAACTCGATGTGATGGTAAACAACGCCGGCATCGCGAGCGAAACCCCCGTCGAGGAGATGGAGTTAGACGAATGGGGAAATGTCGTCCAGACTGACCTCGACGGCGTCATGCACGGGACGAAAGCTGCACTCCCACACCTGGAGGAGACGGATGGCTGTATCATCAATACGGCCTCGATCTATGGGCTGGTTGGGGGCAAAGGCGCAGCGGCCTACTCCGCGGCGAAGGGTGGCGTCGTGAACTTCACCCAACAGGTTGCCGTCGACTACGCCGAAGAGGGCGTCCGCGTCAACAGCATCTGTCCGGGATTCGTCGAAACCCCGATGACCGAGGAGTTGCTCGAAACCGATCGCTTCTACAGTTACGTCCGGGACAACACGCCGATGAACCGGCCGGCACAGCCCGAGGAGATCGCCCCACTCGCAGTGTTTCTGGCCTCCGACGGAGCGGGCTACGTAACCGGCGCGAACATACCGATCGACGGCGGGTGGACGGCCCACTGA